The Kribbella amoyensis genomic sequence TCGGTCGCGGCCGCATCGTAGGAGATCCGGCCCTGGTCCTTCAGGCCTGCCGGCAGCCACTTCTCCTGGCCGGGCACGACCAGCCCGGACTGGCTGGCCGCCTTCACGTAGCCGAGCTGCGCCTTGGTGATGATCTGGTCCCGGTCGAACGCCGTGGTCAGCGCCTTGCGGAACGCCACGTCGTCGAACGGCGCCTTGGTCAGGTTCAGGTACACGCTGATCGAGCCGCCCGGCGGGTACCAGTAGTGGTTGTGCTCGGGATCGCGGTCGACGAACGCCTTCTTGATGTCCGGCACGAACATCGCGTTGGTGTCGTACTCGCCCCGGCTGAGCTTGAGCTGCTCGACCGCGCCGCCGGAGTCCGCCTTGTGGAAGCGGATCTCCTGGACCTTCACCTTGTCGGCCTGCCAGTAGTCCGGGTTGCGCTCGATGGTGAGCTGGTTCGGGTTGAAGTTCTTCACCTTCATCGGCCCGGTCCCGACCGGGTTCTGCGCGTTCACGAACTTGACCGGGTCGGCCTGCTGCGACCAGACGTGCTCGGGCACGACGAAGACGTCCGTCACCAGGGTGAACGTCGACGCGCCCGGCTCCTTGAACTTGATCGTCACCGTCTGCGCGTCCGGCGCCTCGACCGAGGTCAGGTACCGCCAGACGCCCTTGGTGTCGAGCGGCTGGTGCTTCTTCAGCAGGTCGAAGGTGAACGCGACATCCTTGCTGGTGAAGGGCTTCCCGTCGTTCCACTGCACCCCGTCGCGGAGCTTGAAGGTGAGCGTCTTCGGGTCGGTCCAGCTGAACTCGGTGGCCAGCCACGGCTTCGGCGTACAGGAGAAGTTGTCGTAGACCATCAGCTTCTCGAAGACGTAGTCGACGGCGCCGAGCCGGGTCGCCTCGAGGTACGGGTTGTAGTTGGCCTGCGGCGCGGTCCCGCCGCCGAAGTCGCCGTAGTCGAGGTAATCGATCAGGCCGTTCGCGGCGCCGGTACCGGTGCCGCCGCTGCCGTTGGTGCCACTGGTACCGGTACAACCGGCCAGCACCAGCGTGGCCGAGACGGCGACGGCCGCCGTCCGGAGGATGATGGGGCGTTTCATCAGCCTTGCTCCTGTCGTTCGGGCGGTCTCCTCAGCAGGGAGGAGCTGTCCTCAACCGGAGAGGGGGGTCTCCCCGGCCGGGACGTGGAACGGGATCAGCGGCATCCGCAACTGCCGCGCAGTACGAGTTCGGTGGTGAGCACGGTGTTCATCAGCGCGCCGGGATTGCCGACGCCGGACAGCAGCAACCGGGCGGTCACCGCACCGAGCTCGCGGATGGGCTGCCGGATCGTGGTCAGCCCGGGCTGGACCAGCGACGACATCGCGACGTCGTCGAACCCGGTGATCGCGACGTCCTCCGGGACCCGCAGGCCCCGGCCGAGCGCGCCGATCAGGACGCCCAGCGCGGTCTCGTCGTTCGCGCAGACGATCGCGCCGGGCGGACGGCGGCCGTCGAGCAGTTCGCCGGCCGCGATCACGCCGTCGGACTGCTGCATCCCGATCCGGACCGGGTTCTTCGGGGCCGGGACCCGGGCCTCACGATGCCCTTGTTTGAAGGCTTCCCAGCGTTCGGTGACGTCGGGTGAGCCGTCCGGGTTGCCGACGAAGGTGAGCCGGCGGTACCCGTGGTCGAGCAGCAGGTGTCTGGTCAGTTCGGCGACGCGGCTGTTGTCCGCGCGGACCGCGGGAATGCCTTCGAGCGGTTGCCCGGCGAGCACGACCACGGGGACCTCGGCGGCGAGCCGGCGCAGCGTCTCCTCCTGGATGGTGCCGCCGTGGACAGCGATCCCGTCCACCCGGGCAGACATCGCGAGCACGTCCTCGTCGGCGGCCGCGCGGCCGTGAGTCCCGACGATGTGCACACTCGCCCCGGCCTCCAGCGCCTCGAACTCGAAGCCCTGGATCACCTCGGAGAAGTACGGTCCGGCCAGTCCGGGGAACACGATCGCGACCGAGCCGTGCCGTTGCTCGGCCAGCGCCCGGCCCATCTGGCTGGGCCGGTAACCGTGCTCCTCGATCACCTTGAGCACCCGCTCGCGGGTCTCGGGACTGACCTGGCCGGTGCCGCGGGAGACCCGGGAGACGGTCGCGATCGACACGTTCGCGATCTCGGCGATCTCGCGCACCGTGAGCCGCTTGTTGCCCATCCACGACCTCCCGCCGTAACGTTGCAGTAACCGGTTTCAGCGACCATAGGTGAGGAATCGGACACGCGGCAAGGGCGAGCACGTCGTCGTTTCGTCCGAGGCCCGGGTGCTCCGGGAGAGGTCACGATGAGCGACGTCCGGCTCAGCAGGCGCAGGTGGATGGTCGACGGCGAACCCGTCCTGGTGCTGTCGGGGGAGGTGCACTACTTCCGGCTCGACCCGGCGGACTGGTCCCACCGGCTCGACCTGCTGAAGGCGGCCGGCTGCGACACCGTGGCGACGTACATGCCGTGGCTGGTCCACGAACTGCCCGACGGCTCGATCGACCTGACCACGGGGCACCGGGACCTGGCCGGCTTCCTGGATC encodes the following:
- a CDS encoding ABC transporter substrate-binding protein, producing the protein MKRPIILRTAAVAVSATLVLAGCTGTSGTNGSGGTGTGAANGLIDYLDYGDFGGGTAPQANYNPYLEATRLGAVDYVFEKLMVYDNFSCTPKPWLATEFSWTDPKTLTFKLRDGVQWNDGKPFTSKDVAFTFDLLKKHQPLDTKGVWRYLTSVEAPDAQTVTIKFKEPGASTFTLVTDVFVVPEHVWSQQADPVKFVNAQNPVGTGPMKVKNFNPNQLTIERNPDYWQADKVKVQEIRFHKADSGGAVEQLKLSRGEYDTNAMFVPDIKKAFVDRDPEHNHYWYPPGGSISVYLNLTKAPFDDVAFRKALTTAFDRDQIITKAQLGYVKAASQSGLVVPGQEKWLPAGLKDQGRISYDAAATDAALTAAGYKKDAQGKRLGKDGKPLSFTFKVPGSYTDWVSAAQIIVQNLKAQGFDVNLETPNPPTYESDRAIGRYDVLFGVHGGSCNMFRNFSEPLGSDQSAAIGQKAASNFVRWNDPGTDKLLEELRLATTDEAQKTAVAGLTKVMVDQVPMIPLWYGAKWFQYQTDKATGWPDEKNPYAAPGDNVLVLTNLKPAGS
- a CDS encoding LacI family DNA-binding transcriptional regulator, which codes for MGNKRLTVREIAEIANVSIATVSRVSRGTGQVSPETRERVLKVIEEHGYRPSQMGRALAEQRHGSVAIVFPGLAGPYFSEVIQGFEFEALEAGASVHIVGTHGRAAADEDVLAMSARVDGIAVHGGTIQEETLRRLAAEVPVVVLAGQPLEGIPAVRADNSRVAELTRHLLLDHGYRRLTFVGNPDGSPDVTERWEAFKQGHREARVPAPKNPVRIGMQQSDGVIAAGELLDGRRPPGAIVCANDETALGVLIGALGRGLRVPEDVAITGFDDVAMSSLVQPGLTTIRQPIRELGAVTARLLLSGVGNPGALMNTVLTTELVLRGSCGCR